From a region of the Sphaerodactylus townsendi isolate TG3544 linkage group LG16, MPM_Stown_v2.3, whole genome shotgun sequence genome:
- the DRAXIN gene encoding draxin isoform X1 produces the protein MASSPAHLPPIFVFCLLTLSPTDSLEPAPMVSSIPEVTNNFDSQDLWASQPQAVTHHRRHNFRKQEWAHHGMPARARGSGEGNPHHRGRSGSVERPTSLRQKDIFLGFAFPYPKQENQAPGSERGKKQDRELRRHSRRDRLKQHRGKGPNPGPSALYKRPENFEQQFQILQTDGSPTGLAPTSLLGSTPKTSTEETPALQATSPQPRVRIRQEGDVLPTLDMTLFDWTDYEDLRPDMWPLSRKKERQQSNPSGNETTPAEEDPCDHHLDCLPGCCCDLREHLCKPHNRGLNNKCYDNCMCAEGLRCYAKFHRNRRVTRRKGRCVEPESVDGDQGSFINV, from the exons ATGGCCTCCTCCCCCGCCCATCTCCCCCCCATTTTTGTCTTCTGCCTGCTGACTCTCAGCCCCACGGACTCGCTTGAGCCAGCCCCCATGGTATCCAGCATCCCAGAGGTCACCAATAATTTCGACAGCCAGGATCTGTGGGCCTCCCAGCCACAAGCCGTGACACATCACCGCAGACACAATTTCCGCAAGCAGGAGTGGGCGCACCACGGGATGCCGGCCCGGGCCAGAGGCTCCGGGGAGGGCAACCCGCACCACCGGGGCAGATCTGGGTCAGTGGAACGGCCCACCAGCCTCCGACAGAAGGACATTTTCTTGGGCTTTGCATTCCCGTATCCCAAGCAGGAGAACCAAGCCCCAGGATCGGAAAGAGGGAAGAAGCAGGACCGTGAACTCCGACGGCACAGCCGCAGGGACAGACTGAAACAACACCGCG GCAAAGGTCCTAATCCGGGGCCAAGCGCGCTGTATAAAAGGCCTGAAAACTTTGAGCAGCAATTCCAGATACTCCAGACAGACGGTTCTCCGACAGGACTGGCTCCTACCTCCCTTCTGGGCTCTACCCCAAAGACCTCGACTGAGGAGACCCCCGCTCTCCAAGCCACCTCCCCCCAGCCTCGGGTCCGCATCAGGCAAGAGGGGGACGTGTTGCCCACCTTGGACATGACTCTCTTTGACTGGACGGATTACGAAGACCTCCGGCCAGACATGTGGCCCCTGTCCCGGAAGAAAG AGAGACAGCAGAGTAATCCCAGTGGGAACGAAACCACGCCGGCTGAAGAAGACCCCTGTGACCATCACCTTGACTGCCTCCCAG GCTGCTGTTGTGATTTGCGGGAGCACCTCTGCAAACCCCACAATCGTGGCCTGAACAACAAATGTTACGACAACTGCATGTGTGCGGAAG GTCTGCGCTGTTATGCCAAATTCCACCGCAACCGGAGAGTGACCCGGCGAAAAGGCCGCTGCGTGGAGCCAGAGTCTGTGGATGGAGATCAAGGATCGTTTATTAATGTCTAG
- the LOC125445937 gene encoding type-1 angiotensin II receptor-associated protein, whose translation MEVPAVNLKAIILAHWLLSTWGYMALWLPPSYAWGNFTILAVGVWAVAQRDSVDAILMFLAGLLLTILTDIVHISLSYPNHLSDVLRFSTGMAIFSLLLKPLSCFFAYQMYRERGGEYAINLGVLGVASEHSAYQSIDHAEPPRPFPDVTSKMTPPHPY comes from the exons ATGGAGGTGCCGGCGGTGAACCTCAAG GCCATCATCCTGGCGCACTGGCTGCTTTCAACGTG GGGCTACATGGCACTGTGGCTGCCACCGTCTTATGCTTGGGGAAATTTCACCATTCTGGCCGTGGGGGTCTGGGCCGTTGCCCAGAGGGACTCTGTCGATGCCATCCTCATG TTCCTCGCCGGCCTCCTGCTGACCATCCTGACGGACATCGTGCACATCAGCCTGAGTTATCCAAACCACCTGTCGGATGTTCTACGCTTCAGCACCGGCATGGCCATCTTCAGTCTACTCCTGAAGCCGCTGTCCTGCTTCTTCGCCTACCAGATGTACCGGGAGCGTGGGGGAGAGTACGCCATCAACTTAG GTGTTCTTGGGGTGGCCTCGGAGCACAGTGCGTACCAGTCCATTGACCACGCGGAGCCGCCACGCCCCTTTCCAGACGTGACCAGCAAaatgaccccaccccacccctactgA
- the DRAXIN gene encoding draxin isoform X2, whose product MASSPAHLPPIFVFCLLTLSPTDSLEPAPMVSSIPEVTNNFDSQDLWASQPQAVTHHRRHNFRKQEWAHHGMPARARGSGEGNPHHRGRSGSVERPTSLRQKDIFLGFAFPYPKQENQAPGSERGKKQDRELRRHSRRDRLKQHRGKGPNPGPSALYKRPENFEQQFQILQTDGSPTGLAPTSLLGSTPKTSTEETPALQATSPQPRVRIRQEGDVLPTLDMTLFDWTDYEDLRPDMWPLSRKKERQQSNPSGNETTPAEEDPCDHHLDCLPGLRCYAKFHRNRRVTRRKGRCVEPESVDGDQGSFINV is encoded by the exons ATGGCCTCCTCCCCCGCCCATCTCCCCCCCATTTTTGTCTTCTGCCTGCTGACTCTCAGCCCCACGGACTCGCTTGAGCCAGCCCCCATGGTATCCAGCATCCCAGAGGTCACCAATAATTTCGACAGCCAGGATCTGTGGGCCTCCCAGCCACAAGCCGTGACACATCACCGCAGACACAATTTCCGCAAGCAGGAGTGGGCGCACCACGGGATGCCGGCCCGGGCCAGAGGCTCCGGGGAGGGCAACCCGCACCACCGGGGCAGATCTGGGTCAGTGGAACGGCCCACCAGCCTCCGACAGAAGGACATTTTCTTGGGCTTTGCATTCCCGTATCCCAAGCAGGAGAACCAAGCCCCAGGATCGGAAAGAGGGAAGAAGCAGGACCGTGAACTCCGACGGCACAGCCGCAGGGACAGACTGAAACAACACCGCG GCAAAGGTCCTAATCCGGGGCCAAGCGCGCTGTATAAAAGGCCTGAAAACTTTGAGCAGCAATTCCAGATACTCCAGACAGACGGTTCTCCGACAGGACTGGCTCCTACCTCCCTTCTGGGCTCTACCCCAAAGACCTCGACTGAGGAGACCCCCGCTCTCCAAGCCACCTCCCCCCAGCCTCGGGTCCGCATCAGGCAAGAGGGGGACGTGTTGCCCACCTTGGACATGACTCTCTTTGACTGGACGGATTACGAAGACCTCCGGCCAGACATGTGGCCCCTGTCCCGGAAGAAAG AGAGACAGCAGAGTAATCCCAGTGGGAACGAAACCACGCCGGCTGAAGAAGACCCCTGTGACCATCACCTTGACTGCCTCCCAG GTCTGCGCTGTTATGCCAAATTCCACCGCAACCGGAGAGTGACCCGGCGAAAAGGCCGCTGCGTGGAGCCAGAGTCTGTGGATGGAGATCAAGGATCGTTTATTAATGTCTAG